From one Lycium barbarum isolate Lr01 chromosome 6, ASM1917538v2, whole genome shotgun sequence genomic stretch:
- the LOC132643651 gene encoding uncharacterized protein LOC132643651 isoform X2 → MKSTAEETHRVGCENNHHGICAVCLNQIVLQETALVKGCEHAYCVTCILRWATYKEEPTCPQCKHPFEFLYIHRSLDGSLQDYMFEESVCLLLRASWFKPLIVEERVEIDDDMDDLYMYDDTEEDFDEDYIIGSSSRLRIGNRRWGDNGYVSAGRQEARPVIRPNLQESGAGPSREPKKETAAPKELVGRRAKRALKREAADKAAAEKHQQRLVRMGRK, encoded by the exons ATGAAGAGCACAGCTGAGGAAACGCACCGAGTTGGGTGTGAGAATAACCATCATGGGATTTGTGCTGTTTGTTTGAATCAGATAGTGCTTCAAGAAACTGCCCTTGTAAAAGGTTGCGAGCATGCCTACTG TGTGACTTGCATCCTTCGGTGGGCAACCTATAAAGAGGAACCAACATGTCCTCAGTGTAAGCATCCATTTGAGTTCCTCTACATCCACCGCTCACTTGATGGAAG CCTTCAGGACTACATGTTTGAGGAGAGCGTTTGCCTTCTCCTCAGGGCATCGTGGTTTAAACCTTTGATTGTGGAGGAAAGggtggagattgatgatgacatGGATGACTTGTACATGTATGATGACACGGAAGAAGATTTCGATGAAGATTATATCATTGGTAGTTCTTCAAGACTCCGTATAGGCAATAGACGATGGGGAGACAATGGATATGTCAGTGCAGGAAGGCAAGAAGCAAGGCCTGTTATTCGACCAAACCTCCAGGAATCGGGTGCTGGTCCTTCCCGCGAGCCCAAGAAGGAGACTGCTGCTCCTAAAGAACTTGTTGGGCGGCGTGCCAAGCGAGCCCTGAAGCGTGAAGCTGCTGATAAGGCGGCTGCTGAGAAGCACCAGCAGCGTCTGGTGAGGATGGGTCGGAAATGA
- the LOC132643651 gene encoding uncharacterized protein LOC132643651 isoform X1: protein MATVVEFECPQLVNDLQDLSIQPQNKMKSTAEETHRVGCENNHHGICAVCLNQIVLQETALVKGCEHAYCVTCILRWATYKEEPTCPQCKHPFEFLYIHRSLDGSLQDYMFEESVCLLLRASWFKPLIVEERVEIDDDMDDLYMYDDTEEDFDEDYIIGSSSRLRIGNRRWGDNGYVSAGRQEARPVIRPNLQESGAGPSREPKKETAAPKELVGRRAKRALKREAADKAAAEKHQQRLVRMGRK from the exons ATGGCCACAGTTGTCGAGTTTGAATGCCCACAACTCGTCAACGACCTTCAAGATCTATCCATTCAACCCCAG AACAAAATGAAGAGCACAGCTGAGGAAACGCACCGAGTTGGGTGTGAGAATAACCATCATGGGATTTGTGCTGTTTGTTTGAATCAGATAGTGCTTCAAGAAACTGCCCTTGTAAAAGGTTGCGAGCATGCCTACTG TGTGACTTGCATCCTTCGGTGGGCAACCTATAAAGAGGAACCAACATGTCCTCAGTGTAAGCATCCATTTGAGTTCCTCTACATCCACCGCTCACTTGATGGAAG CCTTCAGGACTACATGTTTGAGGAGAGCGTTTGCCTTCTCCTCAGGGCATCGTGGTTTAAACCTTTGATTGTGGAGGAAAGggtggagattgatgatgacatGGATGACTTGTACATGTATGATGACACGGAAGAAGATTTCGATGAAGATTATATCATTGGTAGTTCTTCAAGACTCCGTATAGGCAATAGACGATGGGGAGACAATGGATATGTCAGTGCAGGAAGGCAAGAAGCAAGGCCTGTTATTCGACCAAACCTCCAGGAATCGGGTGCTGGTCCTTCCCGCGAGCCCAAGAAGGAGACTGCTGCTCCTAAAGAACTTGTTGGGCGGCGTGCCAAGCGAGCCCTGAAGCGTGAAGCTGCTGATAAGGCGGCTGCTGAGAAGCACCAGCAGCGTCTGGTGAGGATGGGTCGGAAATGA